The Carassius auratus strain Wakin chromosome 7, ASM336829v1, whole genome shotgun sequence genome contains the following window.
GTGTCACAACGTCACAGTTCATTCAAGTGTTGTCCACAGTTCTCATTTTATCATACCTTCTTGAAAGCGCTGGCGTAACAACGATTTCTCGAAAATCTGGGTGTCCAGCATAGAGCCAGGCCATCTGGCATCCAGACTTGTGATCATACACTGATGGTCACAAGTCATCTGTAATTAACACACAATCGGTGAGTCCCATGGGATAGTGACACATTATCATGACAATATATGCATATTAGTCAAATGAAATATACCTACCTGAACGTTGAGGCTATGAGTAGCCTTTCTGTTAAGATAATCAGCCTCGATTTGTTTTGTTGGTGTAGAGATTGGAATGTGCGTGCAATCTATTGCTCCAATAACTCTAGGGAATCCTTTCAAAAGATCAAAACATCCGTTTAGCAACTTTTATCGATCATTTTTGATTACGTATTAGTGTATAAATCCATTTTACCAGCTATTTTAGAGAAGCCCTCTTTTATGGTCACGGTGGGTAAATGTCCAGGGAACACAATGAAAGTGTTTATGTATCTCTGGAGTGCGATAACCACCCTACGAATAGTTCGGCAAACTGTGTTTTTGCTGAGCTTTTCGGCATCGCCCACCTCATATAGATATGTGCCACTTGAAAAGAAACGCAAAGCAATACAAATCATTTGCGGGACAGTGGTCGCGTGGCTTCGTCGAGTCGGGTTTTTAATATGGGGCTCAAGAAGCCGACATAGATATAATATTCCCTCCGCCGAAAACCCGTATCTCTCGTATAAGTGCTCATCAGAGAATGCCAATGGGTTTTGTTTATCTCTTAAAACTCTTTCCCTGCGTAAAGCCCTTTGTATAATTTGGGCTCCGATGTCTACAGGATTCTCCAAGTACGGTGAAGCCATTTTGCTACTACCAGGCATGCTATGAGAATGGATTCGGTTACGTACTTTGCTCAAAGCTGATTGGTCCATTCGTGGTTATGAACGATAGAGGGGTGTTGAACACCAAGGGATGGGCATTACCTCTTATTTTATTTTCGGTCTGATACCGATATTTTCAAGCCCAGTATTGTTGACGTCGATACCGATATCTCTAAACTAAGCTGatctttaaaattattaaataatgtaataagtaattatacttatttaataTTAGCTTTtggagacatgtttttttttttttacatttcatgcaCCTTTTCTGTTTTACAAGGTCAGATAAAAATACTATGTTATTGTATTTGAGCTCTTTACTGGGTTagtcagaaaaaaaatactatgttaTTGTATTTGAGCTCTTTACTGGGTTAGTACCTCAAAGGTGCATATTAGTGCCATACAAGTATGCATGCTTTAAGGGTAGATAAGTTACAAAGTTGCACCTTTGAGGGTACCATTCCTGCTTCTGTGACACAGTTCACAACAAATAtcacaactttttttcttcttctatcaTATCAgtagtaaaatacaaataaaggtaAACCAGTAAAAATGTATTCACGATATACATCACGTGATGTCATTATAATAGCCTTTGTGTTCACCATTGCTTTTCAATatggcaaatattttttttacctcacaACTTATTAAAAAGTGCACTGAATAATTTGAATACTGCAAATCACACTGTAACTGCTTTAGCAATTATATGGTAAATGGGTTGTAGTTTGTAGAAATCGGTCCTCAGACCACATCGGAACACTACAGCctttttcctgtaaaaaaaataaaaataaaaataataataataaatatatatataaataaattaatatatatatatatataaagcaaagaAATCAAAGTAAGTAAACCAACGGTTAATGGTTAAAAACAGTGAAGCATAATACACACACGTTATAGGGATAACCGTTTAATTGCTAGGTgtgaattaaaatgtacattttattaagAAGGGCACTTCATACAAAAATACAAGATTACAATGCCAGTCCAGACATTTTTGAGACTCCCATTTTTTGGGCTTGCTCCAAttatttgaacataaaaaaactCTCTTCTCGATAGCCGAACACAAATCATTATGGATTGTATAGTTGATATGCCCTTTCAAGCACATTATGAAGTTTGGGTTGAAACATTAGAGAATCAAAGTCTTCACATCTACACAATGACAGATAGTCTCTcttgacaaaagaaaaaaatctggatGCCATGTCGGTCAATGCCCAATTCACTGGTTATTTGCTTTTAGGGTCCCCTTTCTCATTGgcctttttttgcttttgctgcATGATTTCAGcatctctgaaacacacaaaaaattaaattcacattCAGTATGACACACTTTGCAATTCAATTTATCTGTTAGTCGTTATTGTCATTTGGTGTTGTACCTTTGCTTACGGGCAGTTGCTGAGAGGCCATCCTCATTTCTCTTCCCTTTGGACTGATCGGTTTGCTTCTTAGCATTCTTCTGACGGGCAAGTTCACGCTGATTTCCCCCTGCAGGACGAGACACTCTTAATGGCTTTTTCATACTTTACTGCCTTAAATTTTAGACAGGTTGGAACAAGAATTAACAacatgacactttaaaataaatgtttaatctcCAGTCTGCAACTGGAAAATCTATTCAGTACCAGGAAGTGTATTTTTAAAGAGAGGGACGTTGATGCTGTACAGTTTAACATGTAAACATTAATCTGTGTACAGTATGATCAACACAGACATGTGTAGCAGTGAGGCGACGTGGCAATGAGGGCGCCAGAGAGCTTCCTAACAATAACAACATCCGCACAAAACACTGACAAAAACTGTCGACAGTATCACAAAATACACGCAATAA
Protein-coding sequences here:
- the harbi2 gene encoding putative nuclease HARBI1; the protein is MDQSALSKVRNRIHSHSMPGSSKMASPYLENPVDIGAQIIQRALRRERVLRDKQNPLAFSDEHLYERYGFSAEGILYLCRLLEPHIKNPTRRSHATTVPQMICIALRFFSSGTYLYEVGDAEKLSKNTVCRTIRRVVIALQRYINTFIVFPGHLPTVTIKEGFSKIAGFPRVIGAIDCTHIPISTPTKQIEADYLNRKATHSLNVQMTCDHQCMITSLDARWPGSMLDTQIFEKSLLRQRFQEGLFDGLLVGDRTYACQSFLMTPHPDPETKPQHDFNMALSQTRLKIDMTLAILKARFNCLCDLRVSPERASQIIGACVILHNIGTIRKERMPNEYQLPPDDIEPFTEDHPSGRGVRDAITAEYFT
- the serf2b gene encoding small EDRK-rich factor 2 — its product is MTRGNQRELARQKNAKKQTDQSKGKRNEDGLSATARKQRDAEIMQQKQKKANEKGDPKSK